The following proteins are co-located in the Telopea speciosissima isolate NSW1024214 ecotype Mountain lineage chromosome 9, Tspe_v1, whole genome shotgun sequence genome:
- the LOC122639610 gene encoding probable WRKY transcription factor 14 isoform X1, producing the protein MCSLSFQKMENYQGDLADIVRAGGSSSGTSTNNPVLDWQFPSEPTNFQSMLEQGGGGSGTDDFGDPFSNSRDSLLQELGIAGFDSSNSSTGLVQMNIQESSSSSNITGNLLAQKILDEEMRPCNIFSRMLQISPNTAMPVSPHGISTMTASPRGIKTSSLAANDILRVNNSTGCSIENGGVQISSPRNPGIKRRKSQAKKVVCIPAPAAANSRPSGEVVPSDLWAWRKYGQKPIKGSPYPRGYYRCSSSKGCSARKQVERSRTDPNMLVITYTSEHNHPWPTQRNALAGSSRSQPAKNNNTASKSSPSSQTQKSTNLKEEHKENTSDHSVPPTIPMGSAASTAIKEEEMIESEKAVDMDDSEFNQGFPQSYRPAPPDSDQSDSFFADLAELEPDPLNLLLSQGFNGEKMDEERDNKALDPFSLFDWTGNN; encoded by the exons atgtGTAGTTTATCTTTCCAAAAGATGGAGAATTATCAAGGCGATTTGGCAGATATAGTTCGTGCAGGTGGTAGCAGTTCTGGAACTAGTACAAACAACCCAGTTTTAGACTGGCAATTCCCTTCAGAACCCACCAATTTTCAGTCCATGTTAGAACAAGGCGGCGGCGGCAGCGGCACCGATGATTTCGGCGATCCTTTCTCTAATTCGCGCGATTCATTGCTTCAAGAACTTGGAATTGCAGGCTTTGATAGCTCAAATTCTAGTACAGGCTTGGTTCAGATGAATATCCAAgagagtagtagtagtagtaatatTACTGGTAATCTTCTTGCTCagaaaattttggatgaagagaTGAGGCCTTGTAATATCTTCTCAAGGATGCTTCAGATCTCACCTAATACAGCTATGCCAGTTTCCCCTCATGGCATATCTACCATGACAGCTTCACCTAGAGGAATTAAGACTTCTTCTTTAGCTGCTAATGATATACTTAGGGTTAACAACTCCACAGGTTGCTCCATAGAGAATGGAGGAGTTCAGATCTCCTCACCACGAAATCCGGGTATCAAGAGAAG AAAGAGCCAGGCAAAGAAGGTGGTTTGCATCCCAGCACCAGCAGCTGCAAACAGCAGGCCTAGTGGAGAAGTAGTGCCATCAGATCTCTGGGCATGGAGAAAGTATGGTCAGAAACCCATCAAAGGTTCTCCTTATCCAAG GGGCTATTATAGATGCAGCAGCTCTAAAGGTTGCTCTGCAAGGAAACAAGTCGAGAGGAGTAGAACTGATCCCAACATGTTGGTCATTACCTACACCTCTGAACATAATCATCCATGGCCAACCCAAAGAAATGCTCTTGCTGGCTCATCCAGATCTCAGCCTGCAAAGAACAACAACACAGCTTCAAAGAGCTCACCATcttcacaaacccaaaaatccACAAATTTGAAGGAAGAACATAAGGAAAACACTAGTGATCATAGTGTGCCACCCACTATTCCCATGGGATCAGCAGCTTCTACAGCTATTAAGGAGGAAGAGATGATTGAGTCAGAAAAAGCAGTAGACATGGATGACAGTGAATTCAATCAAGGTTTCCCTCAGAGTTATAGGCCGGCACCTCCAGACTCTGACCAATCTGATAGCTTCTTTGCAGATCTGGCAGAATTGGAACCAGACCCACTAAATCTCTTACTTTCTCAAGGATTTAATGGAGAGAAAATGGATGAAGAAAGAGATAACAAAGCCTTAGATCCCTTCAGCCTCTTTGATTGGACAGGGAACAACTGA
- the LOC122639610 gene encoding probable WRKY transcription factor 14 isoform X2 has translation MENYQGDLADIVRAGGSSSGTSTNNPVLDWQFPSEPTNFQSMLEQGGGGSGTDDFGDPFSNSRDSLLQELGIAGFDSSNSSTGLVQMNIQESSSSSNITGNLLAQKILDEEMRPCNIFSRMLQISPNTAMPVSPHGISTMTASPRGIKTSSLAANDILRVNNSTGCSIENGGVQISSPRNPGIKRRKSQAKKVVCIPAPAAANSRPSGEVVPSDLWAWRKYGQKPIKGSPYPRGYYRCSSSKGCSARKQVERSRTDPNMLVITYTSEHNHPWPTQRNALAGSSRSQPAKNNNTASKSSPSSQTQKSTNLKEEHKENTSDHSVPPTIPMGSAASTAIKEEEMIESEKAVDMDDSEFNQGFPQSYRPAPPDSDQSDSFFADLAELEPDPLNLLLSQGFNGEKMDEERDNKALDPFSLFDWTGNN, from the exons ATGGAGAATTATCAAGGCGATTTGGCAGATATAGTTCGTGCAGGTGGTAGCAGTTCTGGAACTAGTACAAACAACCCAGTTTTAGACTGGCAATTCCCTTCAGAACCCACCAATTTTCAGTCCATGTTAGAACAAGGCGGCGGCGGCAGCGGCACCGATGATTTCGGCGATCCTTTCTCTAATTCGCGCGATTCATTGCTTCAAGAACTTGGAATTGCAGGCTTTGATAGCTCAAATTCTAGTACAGGCTTGGTTCAGATGAATATCCAAgagagtagtagtagtagtaatatTACTGGTAATCTTCTTGCTCagaaaattttggatgaagagaTGAGGCCTTGTAATATCTTCTCAAGGATGCTTCAGATCTCACCTAATACAGCTATGCCAGTTTCCCCTCATGGCATATCTACCATGACAGCTTCACCTAGAGGAATTAAGACTTCTTCTTTAGCTGCTAATGATATACTTAGGGTTAACAACTCCACAGGTTGCTCCATAGAGAATGGAGGAGTTCAGATCTCCTCACCACGAAATCCGGGTATCAAGAGAAG AAAGAGCCAGGCAAAGAAGGTGGTTTGCATCCCAGCACCAGCAGCTGCAAACAGCAGGCCTAGTGGAGAAGTAGTGCCATCAGATCTCTGGGCATGGAGAAAGTATGGTCAGAAACCCATCAAAGGTTCTCCTTATCCAAG GGGCTATTATAGATGCAGCAGCTCTAAAGGTTGCTCTGCAAGGAAACAAGTCGAGAGGAGTAGAACTGATCCCAACATGTTGGTCATTACCTACACCTCTGAACATAATCATCCATGGCCAACCCAAAGAAATGCTCTTGCTGGCTCATCCAGATCTCAGCCTGCAAAGAACAACAACACAGCTTCAAAGAGCTCACCATcttcacaaacccaaaaatccACAAATTTGAAGGAAGAACATAAGGAAAACACTAGTGATCATAGTGTGCCACCCACTATTCCCATGGGATCAGCAGCTTCTACAGCTATTAAGGAGGAAGAGATGATTGAGTCAGAAAAAGCAGTAGACATGGATGACAGTGAATTCAATCAAGGTTTCCCTCAGAGTTATAGGCCGGCACCTCCAGACTCTGACCAATCTGATAGCTTCTTTGCAGATCTGGCAGAATTGGAACCAGACCCACTAAATCTCTTACTTTCTCAAGGATTTAATGGAGAGAAAATGGATGAAGAAAGAGATAACAAAGCCTTAGATCCCTTCAGCCTCTTTGATTGGACAGGGAACAACTGA